The following coding sequences are from one Hydra vulgaris chromosome 04, alternate assembly HydraT2T_AEP window:
- the LOC100201142 gene encoding macrophage mannose receptor 1, producing the protein MIVILVMVGAFVAGIDTILNPCESEDWKYYKSYCYWSSSYHPNPLLRKTNWFNAARECRKKNADLVSIHNRDENDIVYKMNMCADSWIGLIMIDYNLKTIKTGWEWLDSTEQKYLNWNSGYPRREYYECNFMSMSNNDGEWVNNLHCGNVRNFYVCKTKAKFNLNVTIIKPNLCDRGWIAVGSKCYMINMTKVDYFESRIQCQLQKGKLVTLHNSKEESDLTKAFDGCDTPWIGLENVDPSKVGENIGWKWSDGSLVDYQNWKDNGITRDQTKQCGILQRGKKWDNVPCWELHPFVCERVKDNPSLPNKIH; encoded by the exons ATGATAGTAATACTTGTAATGGTTGGTGCTTTTGTTGCTGGTATTGACACAATTTTGA ATCCTTGCGAGAGTGAAGATTGGAAATATTATAAGAGTTATTGCTATTGGAGCTCATCATACCATCCAAATCCTTTACTGCGAAAAACCAATTGGTTTAACGCTGCGCGCGAATGTCGTAAAAAAAATGCTGACTTAGTTTCAATTCATAACCGTGATGAAAatgatattgtttataaaatgaacATGTGCGCAGATTCGTGGATTGGTTTAATAATGAttgattataacttaaaaacaataaaaacag gATGGGAATGGTTAGACTCAACAGAACAAAAATATCTGAATTGGAATTCGGGGTATCCTCGTAGAGAATATTACGAATGTAACTTTATGTCTATGAGTAATAACGACGGTGAATGGGTAAACAATCTCCATTGTGGAAATGTTCGCAACTTTTATGTATGCAAAACAAAggcaaaatttaatttgaatgtaaCAATCATAAAACCAAACCTTTGTGACCGTGGGTGGATTGCTGTTGGTAGTAAATGCTACATGATAAACATGACTAAAGTAGACTATTTTGAATCTAGGATTCAGTGCCAATTACAAAAGGGGAAACTTGTAACTTTACATAATAGTAAAGAAGAGTCAGATCTGACAAAAGCCTTTGATGGATGCGACACACCATGGATTGGACTTGAAAATGTTGACCCAAGTAAAGTTGGAGAAAATATTGGGTGGAAATGGAGCGATGGCAGTCTTGTTGATTATCAGAATTGGAAAGATAATGGAATAACAAGAGATCAAACCAAGCAATGCGGAATCCTTCAAAGAGGTAAAAAATGGGATAATGTGCCGTGTTGGGAGCTTCATCCTTTTGTTTGCGAAAGAGTAAAAGACAATCCTAGCCTTCctaataaaatacattaa